Genomic DNA from Parasteatoda tepidariorum isolate YZ-2023 chromosome 3, CAS_Ptep_4.0, whole genome shotgun sequence:
ttacaatacattttaatgtatatttgtgaactaggaaaaaaaatagtttttaatatgcATAGTGTGTTCTTTtgttagcatatatatatatatatttaattgtgaGCTTCTGGTTCATACTCCTTTTAATAGTTGTGctgttaaatttactctttagtttatttttaactctggaaattgaaatttcaattttcatgttAATGAttacattttagttaaataattgattaaattttttaaccaatagAAATCCAGGAACAAATTTACACTGGATTATAGATAAAGGAAGATAAGACACAGGTGGAGGGGATTTGGCAGGAATCCCAGGGTGCAACAGATTAAATTCGAAGTTtggatactttaaaaattattgactaaattattagaatttttcaaaatatgaaatgactccaaaaaatttaattcttctaaAATCAGGACACTGCCCGATCTTCCATCAGTCTACATCCTTGGAATTTTAATCACAGGTTCGCGTTTTCTGCTGCNGATTATAGATAAAGGAAGATAAGACACAGGTGGAGGGGATTTGGCAGGAATCCCAGGGTGCAACAGATTAAATTCGAAGTTtggttactttaaaaattattgactaaattattagaatttttcaaaatatgaaatgactccaaaaaattaaattcttctaaaATCAGGACACTACCCGATCTTCCACCAGTCTATATCCTTGGAATTTTAATCACAGGTTCGCATTTTCTGCTGCTTCATTTTCTGAACTTGATTTTTAGGAGTTGttctgtattttgaaaaagttctaataatttaattaatgatttttcgaGTATCTGCCATTTCCCAATACTATTGGGAAgtctattctaatttaattttttgctccCTGCATCACTTGCTAAGTTCTCGTAACCTGTTTcatatctctttttttattattagttttttttttataaatctttctgCTGCATTAGGAATTATTTTGATGCATTACGAATTATTGTTTAATGTATGTTATTTACACATTTGCTCATGTCATTGGGACAAGAACAGCCACGatctatatattcaatatttgagTATATTTATTATGGCTCATAATTCATACAGAGTctgacagtttttaaattagattacttTTATTCTGACAGgagtgaaaaatttcaatatgaaaaaGACTCAGAAACTGTAAAAAGtcagaagtttatttttagggcacagaattagtttattttgaacttaaatataATCCAGAGATGGATACTACTCTAAAATCTGGTAAATTGGGATTTTAGCATAGGTTTATGTTGGGTTGGTAAAAAATAGATaagctgagaaaaaaaaacttgtacatGTAGAGCGACTATACATCTGAAAACAATGTTTCTCATAAACGACTGATATtcattaacaaaagaaattttcattgttttaaaattgcatagcaAGTTAATACTAAACAtcagtttaatatttatctcCCAAAAGTTCAGGGCTAACTGAGATTTTGAACTCGATTTTAAATACTGTGTTGTAAGTTTAAACTTATTACCTGATAATTGTGTTAATTACtgcataaaatgtattaatttacattccaaaaatttttgtaatttttattgttatatttaacagaaattattttcttctcttacAGTCTTACAGAAAACCTTGGTCCCAGCTATATGTCACAAAAATCCATTGCTACTGAAACTTAGggtaattactattttataagatataattttaaattaaataacttttaatttgacTGCTTAATCTTTACATGtcagtgttattatttttcaaatttggaaaaaattaaaattatatttattaatcttcCATGAATTAGTTTGATACAGTAACTTTGTACTTATATTGTAACTTCATTTCTGTCACAAAAGGTTGTtgcttctttttaaatcatttcagaaaacaaaaaagtgtAATCTTCATGCATTAAATGCATGAAGATTAtacatgttctttaaaatgtataatgattatacattttaaagtacttGCTGTTAGTATGTCAGTGCAGtacagagcaaaaaaaaaattgagactttcaacaaatgctttatttatatgaataaatattagtatcaaaaattaaaattcatttcaagatGTCTTATCTTTATACAACATTATACATATAAATCAGTAATAAATTCTTTCTGCTTTAGCATTAATAATCATTTGAAAGGATTTGGCACAGATTCAACGAGAGACTTGAGAGTTTTGCTAGCTGTTTTGTCCcatattttattaccaaaccTTCCTTTTATATTCTTGCTTTTTCAAGTTTCTCTTTCACTATTCCCAAACAAGTTCTCTGTAGGTCTGATATCAGGAAAGGAAGCAagccactttaaaatatttattccattatcATCAAGCCATTCTATGGTTTGTCTCGCAGTGTGAGGACTCACATTGTTTTGTTGTAACAGAAAGCCATCTGGATCAAATGTTTCCACTGTGAAAAAGaaccttttttatatttttttagaattcgaATGATCTTTTTTTGTGCTAAGCTTGATATTCTGAGTTTATTATTTGCTGAGAAAATGAGAGATCCTCTAAATGCTGCTATTGTTTAATcccctttgttattttttatttatttatttttacaaaaatttgtacCTCTGttcttttcaatcatttttcagATATCATGAATACCCAGACTTAATAAAGTTTCTTTCTATCTCTTACCTGGCCATAATTTTTcactcaaatcaaattttttaaatgaaatatatatttttagacaaaaaatgttgttttgtatagtataattattttcagtaattaagTGTCCTTATAACAGCTTGTAtgcctataaaataaaatcttgacaAAAATCACCCAaagagaaaaacttaaaaagtttccCTATTTTTGTTCTATACTGTACAGTGAAGACATTTACGCGCTATAGCGcgtaaaatacgcaaaaaattgaaatcggaCNTTTCATGtcattctatttatattttttgattgtgactttataaagttattcaattaattttatgtggttctataagtaaatttagttttcccatgttttagttttttgtttcataaaacttttttatgggACAAaactttagaaactttttttagttttttgttccataaaacttttttaaaagttctagtTATTATATAGTTAATTTAGATTGtcaacaattttagttttatttaaacaatgcgGGGTTGTATCTAAAACATCTTGAAGGTAcataatttttagcaatatggaaaaaaaaatttgctataagGGAATATTTTCTAATCTCTATAGCAATCTTTTTAATACATGAATTTAAATTGATGTATAATTACTGTATTCGTATCATTTAGTTAATGAATTTCGGAACGATGAACTTGTTGTATaagcttttgatttttttgttccataaccaAATAAAATTCCTTAGTTGAATTTTACAGAAAGttcataatttgttaaaaaaaaaaaacatctaaacaGTTTTAATCTTTGATCTCcagtcataaaaaattataatacctggatttttaaattggaaacataaaatattgaggTATTAATATCTGCCATTTTTCTTACTATAAGCACAATCAGAAATTATGTATCTATATACTCATATTTTGTCCATTCTTCACCATACTGTGTTATTATGTTTAAACTAAAACCTTACTCCTTTTTTTGTGTAAACATatgtgtattttcataatttatgtcTTAACTTACTGGTGGTTCTGCACGTAAATAGGtgtattttaacctgcagttTTCTTTGCAtagcaaaatagtttttctatattattagaTAAGGAAATAGTGTGCAGGGATGAAACATTCTCCAAATTTTGCCATTTGCTaaaccgccagtgggttaaaaaaaaaaaaaaaaaaaaaaaaaaaaataaaaaaaNaaaaaaaaaaaaaaaaaaaactttgttttttgtataaatCATTAAGCTGTACCAAGGTAAAATCAGATGTTACACTTTGAAACAATTTGCTGTTTCTACTTTAAGTGGCtggcaaatatttttcttaaaaacgtttttattaaaatatataatacagatgaaaatgtttttctattttaagatttaatttagaTTGTAAATTTAGCTGTAATTATTGAAGCCAAAAGTTAAGATATGAAAAGTGTCCCAATGTACATCTAATTCCTTTAAAAGCCTACTAAACagtgaaatttattaacatcataaaactaatgaattcaaggaaaatattttaaaaaggcatatttagtttcttttaaattataacatttaaacttctcacttaattaaactattttgtagtaggtataaataatttgttaatactAGGGgactccgccccctgctcgctacgctcgccaacccccagaACTGCTTCGCAGTTCCATTGCATATTGCTTCGCAAtcttataaaagcattttaacaaatttaaattttaaaataaaaatgccagatattgaaatcaattactTAATGAACTTTATACACTTCTCTGCCCCCTTAACAATTTGATTATCTTTTCTTCATGTAGCTGAGAAATTTGGAGCTGTAGCAGAGAATATATCTCAATAAGAAATGCTTTCCCGTTTAGAATTCCGCCATTCATTTCTCTGACGTCTGCCAGAGATATTTCGACGCCTGATAGCAGGCATTTTATTTAGGCAGCAggcactaaataaataaaaatagaactaaataactaagatatcgttttaaatctcaaatcaaaataattgtttgtagaAAGTTTGTTTTGGTTTGAATATTCGCACGTTTGTTTTGGTTTGAATATTCGCACGATGCCATTGCCATTCTATtgtaacgaaacaaaaaatttatcatgaaactaaaaatttatcaaaggaactaaagatattgaattctttttttaagaaattcagttccgtttttttttttccactcttatttttgtttatcaatcTATTAATTCAGAAATGCTTTAAATCAAACGATGCTTACGGAAACAATGCTTATGCGAACCACCCGAAAAATGATTTGCTGAATTCTCATTggttgaaactaaattattaattttattaattaattaaaggaaattttcataatttaagacCTTATTGCACATCTACATAACAATACCTTTAAAACGACaccttatttgtttaattctgtTGTGTAGTTTGGGAGTTTTTAGCGAGACAAAATATTGCTAGCCtattaatatatagatttttagttttcaaaacttgattatattttttctttaaaaaaaatattttttttccctttagtaACTAACatattttgtgcaaataaaattgaattttatttagaaaaatgtactAGAACTTAGGTATTTTTGACATGGTggatgtttatttataattataattaaacaaacagTTGTCTGCAAATTGTTgatctaattatatttatagcGAAACTTCTGCCATGTACATAAACATTATAAACTTAGAAATAAACTACATTAAATTCGTTcttacataaaaagttaaattttatttttaatattcgagTGATAATTTGGAGGCAGTTAGTTGTAAAAATTAggtgatatgaatttattctaaattcttcaataatttcctactttcatcaatttaaaaaaaaaatcattttcactaAATAGTTTTGCACATTAATCACGagtttaaacattattaagCTTTGCACCCCTAAAAGTATTTTACCTGGTTTTTGCATaagaatatttatgtttaaataaaaaataaaaaaatttgtggtgGTTGAATATTTAGTCAAAAGCTAAATAAACTAGTATTTGTCAGGcccaatttttatattcattaattaatatttagccCAAACATTATTTGAtctattgctaatttttattgatgttaCTAAATGTGCTTAAAATATCCTAGGTTCCTTACTTTTTATGtcatttagtttgtttttttttagtttagttttgtCACTTGTTTATTTAAGAGATCAATACCTATTTGAAAAACACTTATgttagagaatttttattttctattaagaaTATTGCTCTacttgaattttcaatttgaaaaatttgctcTATGTAAACATATATTATTATGTCTAAGTATAGCCacttaaacaaacatttatatttaattaatttaaggaccataaaatatattttttatgtagcCTGAAGCTCTGATTGATATTCAAATGATCAATCAAACTGAATAATTCgctagcaataaataaatttagaagctttgtaatattagtttattaatggtatttttatttgttttattttttttttagctaatacAAAATCTGAActgagtttttaaataatttattttctcaagttGTCTGTAAGCTTTAGAGAAGTCGATCAAGGATAGttctttgcattatttttggaaactgctgttaaatatgaatttttgaacatttgCACCAAactttatgtacaaaaaaaaaaacttgtttagggttaaattcttttaaaccagtttttttatatactctgatagttttaaatgattttatttctattgagTTTGGGAACCGCTTTCTTATCCATGGTCATAttcataactatttaattttgatatttcaagtgtaaattttactataaatcatttttttttccgacaaggttacatttttgaaatttgtccCTTATAGATCATACATACCTGGCTAAGTGTTGAGAACCTTttatatgtaagaaaatataagtaaataattataaatgaaacttcCCAATAACCATTACATACACTAGCCTGCTAAAGTCTTTGATCAAACTCAATATTATAGATTATTGAttctaaatgtaataaaataatgtattatccTATTTCTTAACTTGCTTAGAATGCTCATCAAGAAGAAATCTAAGTAAGAACTTTGAAAAtcactttaaatcaaatgtaatttattttcatatcagtCATATATTAAATGATTCGTGTTTAGTGGTTTTCATGCATCAAAGCAAGTATTAAaggaattactttatttatgataatattatttaattaaaatacagttttaacaAGTATGTtttgcacatttattttttgagttttgatcgtaattttatgtgtgtactATTTAATAATGACATTTGTTTTTGTCGAATTTGTTCTTACACGActcaaaatgtgaaaaaaagaaatattattcagCTGAGCTCTGTgcaaagattataattttatccaaaGAAGGATGTTTACGATTCAATAGCTTAGAttataaattctgaaatcatGTGTAAATTATATGTTGGCACGATTAAGAACAATGGGGGCGAATTCTACAAAAAACGCACAAGGCCAGAAATAGGTCGACCAAACACTTTAGCACGTTAGTGAATATATATGCAGTGAAATGGGCCTTTAACAAGAGCAAAAAGTCCAAGGCAGTTTCTTATTAATATGGGTGTTATTTAAATTGGAATCACAtgatataatcaaaaatataagctAAGAAGGTAATAAGGTTGGATGTTTGTCTATGATTCAACCTTGTGCTTTGATTTGGAAATTGTTCAATGTTCAACACTTAAGATGCCAAGTACATTATCACTGATACCTGATTACTACTGATGGCAGAAGCAGCACTGTGTTGAGAACAGTTCTATTTTATTAAGTCTCCtttatgtcttttttcttttccttcagcAAAAAGAACTCCTATTTTATGTTTACTCATTTATAATGTTGTgtgttgataaaataataattcactaaAAATATAGAGCGGATCTGACGTATGATtcacaaacattaattttataagaaaagacTGGTAAACTTGCCcacaaatatttgttaaattcaagttcaatttatatagttttatgttatacatacacacatatatatatatatttgaaactttgactttgttttgaaattatattaagttgCTTGAAGGAGATCCTAAAAtaaatccattatttttttcagtagttCATTgacatttatgtattttaccttataaacttatacaaataatttattgcttgcTTTATGgttttgttaatataattaaattgtaaaaatgatttttgctaCAGTATATCATTGTTATAAGGTTGATTAAAACAGCATTATTTTTCAGgtcaaaatgaataatttcttaaaacttttgcaaCCTCTTAAAAGCCTTTCTGCTGTTTTCTCCTCAACTTATAAAGGTGagtttacaaaattgaaatctgaaaatatggctaagtctaaaaaaaaaattattttagatttttctttttaatttacatgcatttctttttaattttcttgtaactgtcttcaaattttaataatatgtcaGAAGATAACTGCTCAACTATTTACTGTTGTtctatttctttgaatttcaaaCTGTCCAGAgtgaaattatttcttagacaaactataatgTTAAGACCTATACTACGTGCAAGCCTGACTGAtttaatctgatttaaaaaaaagattaaatctggataaatgttttgttctaggttattattttccttttgttgtgagcaaaataattttctgtctaacaaatattttgattatgtcCTGTTAGTTTCATCCTTACAAGTacatatacttttaaaacttataatataagtagtttttatatataattaatgatgAAAGATTTGTGCTaccaaatatttgattttttttttcagttttctgacctaaattaatttgtcatttaatGTCTAGCTGATAAACTAGGTCCATTTAATGTCtagctgattaaaaaaatttttataaccgtcgttgtacagccgacccaattttgagtttatgactgtcagtgttcaacttcgtagccttgtaatttgagctcaatgcagaagacaagagaacttctggattaagtattttattttgtaaccgttgttgaacagccgacccaattttttgggtttacaactacgaatgttcaactctgaagttttgtaattttgaacccaatccagaagacaagtaaaCTCCTATTGGGAgatattgaccagccatcgctggaattcgaactcggttcacctcattggaaggtgaacgctctaacccctgagccatcatggtgctggattaagtattgagagaaatttgccttcgttgaggactttttgatgaagccAACGCACGTTTGTATTAAATGAAGATGAAAACTTCCCATGGTAAGCCTGGTGGCAataggactctaacccatgatctgtctataactgaggatattttacatcagcacttaAGTCGATGCAAGGCGGGTATGGAATTCGAATtacagccatcgttgggattcaaacctgtTTCACCTCATTGGTAGATGAGCCCTCTACTCCCGAGCTACCACAACTCTTGACTATGTAcactaattttcataaaaaaaaagcaaagcaaaTTAGTGCTCTGGTGTTATAAATGGTCCTTGTTTATCAGCTAAAGAAAGTATTAGAAGcggctttattttatttaactcctGTCGGGATCATTTAGTTTTGTGTTGCATTAGTTCTCCTTTTAACTGCTATTTTCAAGTCACCATTTATAGTCTATACAGGCAATAAAGAAATTGCTAAAAACAGGGGTTGAAATTTTCAGACTTTTGattgatttctttctttttaaaaaactttaagccTGGTTTAAAGGaaacaagattaaattttaaaagtaataacaaaaaatatctgcAGGCAGTTCAAGCTTCAACTAATAAATCTAGATCTGCATTTCAATTTACAAGGCAAtgagaaatgaagaaaaatagtaCCTATTCTTTATAGTTTCTATTGAACTgaatgttcaaaaaaaattaactttaaaaaatatttttcccaaaaCATATTgagccatatttttttttctcgaaaattgaatgggttaaaaaaaataataaacttgaaGAAATGCTCAGAGAAATCAGgtttcatttgatttttgatGTTAAACAGTAAACTTTCTGTTGATGAAAGGGTTGGTTAGATTCTTAAATAAAGTGagattatttgttataattttattaatgaaatttagtctgaattgtaaatttaaatttataatatatcaatttatattttttaattttgattagacTTTATTGACCAATATTGCCCCCACCcccaaaaaataactattttttttttatttaaaaacttggtAGGTgtgccttattttattttaaaatgttcatttatgtgaatttttgcaatattctcTATGgattggaataaataaaaaaatcaaataatttgaaagatactcttaggaaaataattgtatgtcaatattatttgataatttgaaaataattgtattgtattgatgattgaataaataatttgaccAGAGACAgtcaaaaaaatacattgttatCAATATTGCTTAGTAAAAAGACACATTTTAGTATcaattaaattagcattttttaataaaaaaaaattagcatccAGCAGGGGTGATTGCGGtggaaaaatccggatttccagATGTTTCGCTAACCGTGATCcaaaagtttccggaaatccaaAGTctagaagtttcaagaaatcatcgatcacatttatatataaaaattcttgtatattttatttaaacatactagagctagaatttatacttggcatctctttcatttataaatattttttctgatagaatagtaaatgtgattagagataaaagtaaacttacacataattattcatttaaattatgctgcatataattcctttaaaatatcttgttttgaaaatttcaatgacttaaatttataaagatatgaattttttgaatgaatttactcaagaaattttcatgatttttgagttgggcccACAATCACCCCTGCTCCAGTAGCAATCCATTTTTTTTGTGCAGTTATTGTGCgctaacaaaaatttaactactatgttttttttcttcttatcagGTACTATTTCCGCTATTATGAAACCACCTGTAATTTCtactacaaaatttttacatacacCAGCAAATACATTTGCCACTCCTTTGCTTAAAGCAGCTGTTTCCTACACCCAGATACAAAAAAGACAGTTGTATAATTATAGAAAACCCAGTGAGGATAAACAACTATATTACATACATTATGCTAAaccaaaaatcaaaacaaagcGGCGTCATCCAATTGACAGTCACCCACAGATGAAAGGAGTTGTTCTAAAAACATTAGTCAAAAAGCCAAAGAAACCAAATTCGGCAAATAGAAAGTGTGTATTAGTCCGCCTTTCCAATGGTAAAGAAGCTACAGCCTATATCCCAGGAGAAGGTCACAATTTACAAGAGCATAATGTAGTTCTTGTTCGGTTTGGTCGAGTTAAAGACGTCCCAGGTTTGAGACTAAAAGTTGTTAGAGGCAAATATGATTGCAGCCATGTTGTGAAAAAAACTAGTACCATGCGAACATAAGTTAGTTATGTTTACAATCTTTTATTCtgtatcaaaaaataaagttagttaactttattgtgttttgtttagtttattgtGTCAAtatgatttattgaaatgttgaaTAGATAACAAATCAGATAAATGttgtgcatttatttatttagaaaaaaaagtaagtttttaattacagcaattttaatattaatttgcaatgtTAGATACTTagagaataattaaattcttagaaTATGTAAAGAATTCTGTTGTTTACATAGATTTATGGCAAAGTGGTGTAAATCAAACTTAAAACTATGACTTTTCAACTAATGTTGGAATTAATTCTAGTTATTTTACTTACAGTAATTATGAACTAAGTTGCATACATAAGTAATGCTCGAAATTAACAGCAGTCCTGGATAACTAAAATTTGAcaaccataaaataaattaggtcTGTCCTCCAGACCTGTAGTTGATATAAAAGAATAGTATGctgatttgtttgttttctcTCTCCATGCTTTGttctgcttttttcttttttttttattaatgaaatagcatattttataattgtgacaattaattcatttttagctttttttaaaaactatatatggGCTAGTTAGAACTTTTTGTTACTGGTTTTATGaactaataactaaattttctcaattttgatcatatttaagtatattaatGACTACATTTCatagtgaaaaaagaaattttgttttgtttttcttcattaaataacCCATTATAATGAATCGGTAAACTCCTCTCCAATATTTTGTTCAATCGTTCATGAAGATtaagattgttaaaaaaatatagctgttaaaaaaattttataatcatataaCAGTTTAACTTGCATGGGCAAGCTAAACTCCCCAAAATTGTTGTTAAGCTTAGgaattgttctaaaaattctcaacttatttaaaaatgcactgtcaattatatatatatttcaagcaaattttgttttcatcaaaaaaaagaaaaaaagactgtGCAAATTCTATAGGAAccaaaaataagtagaatttggAACATGACTGAGGCTCAAAAATCAGTAGTTTTTGACGTATGCGATATTTAGAAACTGTGtgaagaaacaatttttcagtCGAAAGCATTAACATCTCTCTTTCTAGAGGcgaagaaacaatttttcagtCGAAAACATTAACATCTCTCTTTCTTGAGGCTTTGAGTagaatcaattaaaaacaaacactcttacattttgaaataaattatttactagtaaatcattttgaacagttaatttttttaaattttaagaacaatattttagtctgcaatgatattttttcatataaatgtaaatatgcattacaacttaaataatttaaagtattattagcAAAACTTTATGTACTGAGgagctggaaattttttttttttttaaactattggtTTGGGCTGTTGAATTATCTACGCATTatctaatttacattttaattttaactatatggTAAAATGAAACAACAAATTAACAGCTAGAAATTTgcataatgttttatttctatcaATTATGTATGAACATGCAGcaataaaaaagacatttattaaTGACATTCAATGGTCCTTTTATTCAGTCTGTTCATGTTCCAAGTCAATGGACTAACTgacaaatagaaaaattaacttttttcccTCTTGCATGATAAAAAGTAGCGCACATTcaagagaaaacaaaaattgtctTAGATAAATGAGACTTTGCGTTGGTGCATTTAgcaaaacaaattcataacatTGTATATCACAGGTAATTCTGGCATTCGTCTTAAGTCCTTTACTATAACATAACCATCACATGAAAGCTGAGTTATAAGTCGGCATAATGTCTCCATATGAGCTATTGTCTTCCATATTGCGTTGACTTA
This window encodes:
- the LOC107440267 gene encoding small ribosomal subunit protein uS12m — translated: MNNFLKLLQPLKSLSAVFSSTYKGTISAIMKPPVISTTKFLHTPANTFATPLLKAAVSYTQIQKRQLYNYRKPSEDKQLYYIHYAKPKIKTKRRHPIDSHPQMKGVVLKTLVKKPKKPNSANRKCVLVRLSNGKEATAYIPGEGHNLQEHNVVLVRFGRVKDVPGLRLKVVRGKYDCSHVVKKTSTMRT